The sequence GGCGTCGTCGGTGGGCGGCTCCAGCGACCCCAGCACGGAGACCGGCAAGCCGGCGTCGGAGCCCGGCGTGTAGATGCGCACGTCGGCGGCCTCCGCCAGCCGGGCGATCCGCTCCGGCGGCTGGTCGTGCCCCGCGAGCCCCTTGGCCCACATCTCCGCAGTCTGCGCAGCCAACTCGTCGGGCGTGATGCCCTCGCGCGTCGCTTCCGACTCGTCCACCCACGGGCGGAAGTCCGCTGGCGCCAGCTGGGGGAACTGGAGGGCCAGGTTGCCGAGGTCGCCCTTGGGGTCGATGGCGATGACGGGGATGCCGTCGAGCGCGGCCTCCTCGATCAGCCCGACGCCCAGCCCGGTCTTGCCCGAGCCCGTCATGCCGACGATGAACGCGTGCGTGGTCAGGTCTGCGGCGTCGTAGAGGATGGGCGCGTCGGTCGGCTCGGAGGTGGCAGGGTCGACCTCTCGGCCGAGGTAGAACACACCGAGGCCTTCGTAGGGGGCGGACATCGCAGGGTGGGGGAGACGCCAGGAGTCTAGCGCGACCCCGGTGGCCGTCGCCAGCGGGTCACGAGTGGGCCGTCCGCGTGAGCCGGTCCGTCGTGGTTTCCCGGTTGTAAATGGAGATCCCCTCCAGCCTCATGCCCCGCCGCGTCCTCCCTCGGTTCTGTTCCTCGCCTTTCGGCGCCTTCGGGCCCGCCCTCACGGCGGCCTTGCTATTGGTTGGGGGTGCCGGCGCGGCCGCTCAGGGAAGCCCGCTCAACACGAACGGAGGATTCGAGTCCGCGGCCCTCGGTCCGGTCACCGACCTCGCAGGCGGCGTCGACGGGTGGACATTGAGCGCCAGCGGAAGCGTGTCGCCAGCCCCCCTCTTCACGGTCGTGGAGGACGGGGCGGAGGGGAGCGGCCGTGCGCTTCAGGTGACCGTCGACGGCGTCGGGCCCAACACCTTCGACATCCAGGCCGTCGCGACTGGGGTCCCCGTGACTCCCGGAGGGACCTACCTGCTGACGGTGCAGGCGAGGTCGGAGGGGCCCGGTGGCCTCGTCACCATCACGGCTGGGAACTCGTCGTTCCAGGAGTACGGGCGCCTCGGCGGACAAGTCCTCCCGGACGATTGGAAACGGTTCGCCTTTGAGTTCACGGTCGCTGATCAGGAGACGGTGGCCCGAGCCCCCATCCACTTCAGCTTCCAGAGCAATGTGGGGAAGTCCATCGTGATCGACGACCTCCAGATCGTCGCCGTCGACGGGCCGGGTCCGTCCGGACCTCCACTCGCCGACGGCCTGCCGACGTTCGTCGGCAGCGCGTTCAGCGCGTCGCAGACGCGAGGCTTCGAGGCCTACTGGAACCAGGTGACGGCCGAGAACGCCGGGAAGTGGGGCGTGGTCGAGCCCACACGGGATCAGATGGACTGGACGGAGCTCGACGCTGCCTACGCGCTTGCGCAGGACAACGGGCTTCCGTACCGGCACCACGTCCTCGTGTGGGGGAACCAGCAGCCGGCCTGGATGGCCGCGCTCCCGCCCGACGAGCAGCTCGCCGAGATTCGAGAGTGGTTCGAGGCGGTCGCCGCTCGGTACCCCGACATCGACTTTCTGGAGGTCGTAAACGAGCCGCTCCACGACCCGCCGGACGACCCCGAGGACGGCGGATACATCGAGGCCCTCGGCGGCTCTGGCCAGACGGGGTGGGACTGGGTGATCACGGCGTTCCAGTTGGCTCGAGAGGTCTTCCCCGCCGATGTCGAGCTCATGATTAGCGACTTCAACATTCTCAGCAGCACGGCCACCGCAATCGAGTATCGTCAGATCGTGACGCTCCTCCAGGACCGAGACCTCATCGACCGAATCGGGGTGCAGGGCCACGCCTTCTCGACGTGGGAGGGCGCTCCCATCACGCAGTCCCTCGATCTCCTCGCGGAGACCGGGCTACCGATCCACGTGACGGAGGTGGACTTCGACGGCAACCGAATGCCAGAGACTCCGGTGTCCACAGCGGACTCCGATCAGACGCAGCTGGAGGCGATCCAGCGCGTCTTCCCAGCCCTGTGGGAGCACCCGGCCGTCGACGGCATCACGCTGTGGGGCTGGCGGCCCGGGTTGTGGCGGACCCCGCAGGAGGCCTGGCTCGTCCGGGCGGGCGGCGAGGAGCGTCCCGCGATGGTGTGGCTGCGCGAATACCTCGACGGACAGCGAGCGACGCCGACCGAGACCGAGGCAGAGCGTGAGGCGGCGTGGGTCAGGAACGCTCCCAACCCGGTCACCCACATGACGAACCTCTCGTTTGCCGTGACTCAGCCCTCGGACGTGACGCTTTCCGTCTACGACGCCACCGGCCGGCGAGTCGCAGTCCTCGTCGACGGGGTCCGGGGACCCGGTGAGTATCGGGTTCCGTTCGATGCTGCCGGACTCGCGGGGGGGACGTACCTCTACCGGCTGACATCCGGAACCGCCGTCGCGACGGGGACGATGGTGATCATCCGATAGGGAGCGTCCGCAGGCAGTCGGGGGACCTCACGGCCTCTCACCACCGATACGCGAGGCCTCCGGTCCCGAGACGCCGCGCTGACGGTCGAGTCTGGTCCTTGGCCCCTGCTGGCGGCCGTCGCCAGCGGAGCGCCGCCGGGATCAGTCGGTCGTCGCCGCCTCGTTCCGCGTCCACGACCCGTACATCGGGTTGGGGAACGCCCAGAACCGACTGCCGAACTCGGACAGCGCTCCCTCGCCCTCGAAGCGAACGTCCTGCGAGAGATCGGGGAAGTCGCCGATGTTGTCGCCCATCCACATCACCACCGCCAGCGGGGGGAGCCCGGTCAAGGTGCCCTGCTCGACGGCTGCGAACCGGGCGTTTTTGTCGCCCTCGTCGACTCGGCAGAGCACCGCGTCGGCCTCGATGCCGACCGCGGACAGGTTGCGGCGTGTCTCGTCGCAGACGATGTCGTCCCGGTTCGTGACCACGACGACCCGCCCGCCGAGCCCGCGCACGAGGTCGGTGAAGGCGACGGCGCCCGGGAGCGCAGGGGCGGCCTCGCGCCGGACCCATTGGTTCCAGGTCTCCGGGGTGTAGCCCAGCCCGACCTCCGCCCGCTCGCGCTGGTAGAGCGAGTTGTCGAGGAGCGTCTCGTCGGCGTCGATGACGACGGCCCAATCCGGAGCGGCGAGCGTGTCGGCGACGGCGCGGAGGTGCAGCCCAGCGGCCCGGTAGGTCTGGGCGTAGACGGCACGGTGCTCGGCGGATCGTCGGACCCACCGGATGTCGAGGGGGATCTCAGCCGTAGCGGACGTCTCCGCTGGCGGGGGCGCCTCTGGGACGGGAGCGAGAGAGGCGCACCCCGCGATGGTGAGTGCGCTGAGGAGAAGAGCGAGCCGGGCAGACATGGCAGAGGGGGGAGGACGCTACGACCCTCATAGTACCTCGTGCTGTGCCGCCGTGCGCTGGCCAGTCAGAACCCCGTGCCGTGGTCCCGCTGGCGACCGCCAGCAGAGGCTCTGTAGGGTCTTCGTCCGTGCGTGCCTGCGGTAGACGATGTCCTTTCGTGGTGGCTGTTTCGCATCGGGACGGGCTCGTTCCTTCACGCAGCGACCCGAGCATTCGGCAGGTCACACGCCGGACCCCGGGAGATCCCTCATGGTTCCATCGGGAAAGAGCGGGACCTACACGCTGAGGGTGTGAAAGAGGGGTCCCGTCAGACACTCAACGCGAGTTTGCTGTTTAGAACCGATCCAGATAGCCCACCGGCTGGTGCCTCCCCTCTCCCTCGGTCACGACACCCCCTGGCGGCGACGCCTCGGTCCCTCGCCCCGCGAGGAGGCCCGTCAGACCCTCGCCGATCAGAGCGACGCGGACCTCGTCGCCCGCATGGCCCTCGGCGACGAGGCCTCCCTCTCGGAACTCCACAAGCGATACAACGGAGAGCTCCGCGCCTTCGCCACCGCCACCGCCGGCGCCGCTGAAGCCCGGGCCGTGGTCCAGGAGGTGTTCGTCGAACTCTGGAACCGTCGACGCGAGGTCACCGCCGACCCCTCGCTTCGGGCCTACCTGTTCCGTGCCACGCGCACGCGGGCCCTCGACAACGTCCGGGGGCGACATCGGTGGACGGCCCGCTTCAAGAGCCTCGACATGGTTCGCAGCCACGCGGCCGAGACGAACCCGCCAGACAGCAGCCCGCTGGCGACGGCTGTCGCCCGCGTTGAGGCGACGCTCCCGGCTCGCCAGCGGGAGGCCTTCGGGCTCTACTATCGCCACGGCCTCACCTACGTCGAGGTCGGCACGGTCATGGGGGTGTCGTGGGGAGTCGTGCGCAACTACGTCTACCTGGCGACGCAGACGGTGCGGAAGAAGATGCCGCAGGACCTGCT is a genomic window of Bacteroidota bacterium containing:
- a CDS encoding HAD family acid phosphatase, with translation MSARLALLLSALTIAGCASLAPVPEAPPPAETSATAEIPLDIRWVRRSAEHRAVYAQTYRAAGLHLRAVADTLAAPDWAVVIDADETLLDNSLYQRERAEVGLGYTPETWNQWVRREAAPALPGAVAFTDLVRGLGGRVVVVTNRDDIVCDETRRNLSAVGIEADAVLCRVDEGDKNARFAAVEQGTLTGLPPLAVVMWMGDNIGDFPDLSQDVRFEGEGALSEFGSRFWAFPNPMYGSWTRNEAATTD
- a CDS encoding DUF87 domain-containing protein; this encodes MSAPYEGLGVFYLGREVDPATSEPTDAPILYDAADLTTHAFIVGMTGSGKTGLGVGLIEEAALDGIPVIAIDPKGDLGNLALQFPQLAPADFRPWVDESEATREGITPDELAAQTAEMWAKGLAGHDQPPERIARLAEAADVRIYTPGSDAGLPVSVLGSLEPPTDDA
- a CDS encoding endo-1,4-beta-xylanase, giving the protein MPRRVLPRFCSSPFGAFGPALTAALLLVGGAGAAAQGSPLNTNGGFESAALGPVTDLAGGVDGWTLSASGSVSPAPLFTVVEDGAEGSGRALQVTVDGVGPNTFDIQAVATGVPVTPGGTYLLTVQARSEGPGGLVTITAGNSSFQEYGRLGGQVLPDDWKRFAFEFTVADQETVARAPIHFSFQSNVGKSIVIDDLQIVAVDGPGPSGPPLADGLPTFVGSAFSASQTRGFEAYWNQVTAENAGKWGVVEPTRDQMDWTELDAAYALAQDNGLPYRHHVLVWGNQQPAWMAALPPDEQLAEIREWFEAVAARYPDIDFLEVVNEPLHDPPDDPEDGGYIEALGGSGQTGWDWVITAFQLAREVFPADVELMISDFNILSSTATAIEYRQIVTLLQDRDLIDRIGVQGHAFSTWEGAPITQSLDLLAETGLPIHVTEVDFDGNRMPETPVSTADSDQTQLEAIQRVFPALWEHPAVDGITLWGWRPGLWRTPQEAWLVRAGGEERPAMVWLREYLDGQRATPTETEAEREAAWVRNAPNPVTHMTNLSFAVTQPSDVTLSVYDATGRRVAVLVDGVRGPGEYRVPFDAAGLAGGTYLYRLTSGTAVATGTMVIIR
- a CDS encoding sigma-70 family RNA polymerase sigma factor translates to MPPLSLGHDTPWRRRLGPSPREEARQTLADQSDADLVARMALGDEASLSELHKRYNGELRAFATATAGAAEARAVVQEVFVELWNRRREVTADPSLRAYLFRATRTRALDNVRGRHRWTARFKSLDMVRSHAAETNPPDSSPLATAVARVEATLPARQREAFGLYYRHGLTYVEVGTVMGVSWGVVRNYVYLATQTVRKKMPQDLLADYFADAS